From the genome of Branchiostoma lanceolatum isolate klBraLanc5 chromosome 11, klBraLanc5.hap2, whole genome shotgun sequence:
TTGATGGTTGATATGTGAACCTCTACACACACCCTCCTAATGTTGTATATGGTAGAAATAGCTTCACTGCTCTGCAGCAGTAGAGATGCTTATTATacaagcagggctcgaaattcatttttggggatAGGTGCACTGAAAAAAATTAGTttacggcagcgctatagtcacacactgctacagtattggacaaaaatgttcacgatggttttaagttcttggTGAAAcagtcaccatgaaaaccgcaaacataaaaccaccgcaaacatttctgcatttacagtatcaaaaagGGCTAACCAGTATCAAAAGCCATCGgatagatctgcttagagattattAGATGTGACTCTTGCATTACTGTAATGTTCATCTCACCCCCTTGCAGATGACCTTGGCAGGTTGTGGGATTCCTCACCCTTCCCATGACCTTGAGGTGTGGAGACAACACATCCCTGTCAGGTTCAGTACAGGGGTACGTACAACAGTtaggattttctttaaaattgaCTTGATTATACCTTAGAGTGTTCTCTTTCCGTCAGTCACTTTCGGGACTAAACTTTGGGTGATGGGTTAATTTCCACGTTAAAATGCCCAATTTTGTGCATCGTTTTTGACCGGGAAATACTTTTTCCTCCTAACATTTACTAGAAttggagaggttgaagaaataGAAACTTGATTGTCCTTACacctagagggatatccttcattcccatacatatttcctggaagagacggtcactagacttgagggtgtgcaaactcaaattgagacccaaaatattGCAGCCCCACAATGTTTTTAATTTAAGGTcaactgttttattttctgtcatttcgTAATTTTGTCAGTTCTTTTTTGCAAACACTTGCATTGTGTTCCAACAGTTGttatgaacttaaaacaccacagaCATTTTTCCCTTCCTACCCCAAAATGAAGTCCCTGTGAATTTTACAATTGATtttgtgatttacagtacatttgtattttcattCTTCAGGTAGAAGAAGAGAGGCGACAACGCCATGCGAGTGGGTCGAGCACGGAAGACTTCGAGGATGCCAGCGACTCTTTTACCGTAGACGACAATGACTTGAGTTTTACTGATGTGGTTACCAGAAAACCACAGCCTCTTAGTGAGTATGACTGAACACACATTGAAGTCTTTGATGGTCATGTTGGTACACTTAAACACTCTTGTCTTTGTATAGTAATTGGTAAAGATGAAATAGTCCCAACAATATCTGTGAAAGAAATGAATATTGGAGTTACGTGTATTTACAGAATGTTATGGAAAATAGTGGATAGTTCTTTGGTCTTTGGGACATCATTTAAAGTAAGAATTGACATTTTCTGTATATTCCTGTATGTTTCAGAACAGTGTTACTGATATCTAACAATCATACACAATACAGTGTGATAATGAATGCACACTTATGTCATGGTTTATCCCATGTTCTACAGTTCCTGATAACTGTGATGATGAGTACAATGCATCCGTTCACTTTACCGCAGAGTTTACAGAAAGGTAAAGATTTTCAACTACATAAGTTAGCCCTCTTTAGGGACTGACCAGAAAAGGTTGTAGAGAGTGTAGAAATGGGGAAATTGTGCTAAAATCATGCAAAAAGCCAGGTCACCAACATTTTTATGGTCCCCCATAGCCTGCTTTGGTCTATTCTTATCTAGACTCTTTTTCTATGGTTTTTTCGAAAGTCAAAAAGTCTGTATGCTCATTTTTTCAAATGTCTGTCAAAGTATTGTTTGTTAAGACAGTCGAAAAATTGACCACTTTTCGCTCAAGAGTTCACCTGTCTCCATTCACTGTTTCTCTGAGAAATTTGGACacattttgtcttcattttGTTGACTGTTAAGCTTACATTtgctgtgcccccctcccacaggtaTGGCGAATGCCACCCCATGTTTTACATAGGCTCCCTAGAAGATGCCATGAAAGAGGCCTTCCAGAAACCAGCCAGGGATGTAAGTATGGTCTAGTCACACCAGGTTTAATGTATCCCCTCAAGGACCAACTGTACAGCAATGCCACCTATTTGTTGATACTGGTATAGCAGGGTAAACTTTTGTTGTGCTACAAGCGATGGTGTATTTAGAGTCGATATGTATTTGTGGAAAATTAGCCAAATGTGCCATAATATAATACCATTATagctttgtctctctctctctctgttgcCTATTCTAAAATGAAACCTTTCATTGTTTTTGTGCTTACTACACATCACTATAACTGGATAAAAAAGTTCtttctttgtacacagccaatGCATTATTACGTAGCTGACTAGCTGACatttcctcagggcaatactgactggttctacttcacactgcagctaggtgtcactgttgCAGTGtaaagaatgtggtcccaaacgtgactgagttgatatcccccctcatcacggtacATGACTGGAGTAGATTTTCTGGTCCATCTGCTGTCCTCTCTGTCAGTTTGGCCTCATTCCAGTGTATTACACAGCCTTTCCTTGTAATGTGTTCTTTCACTGCTGACTCTTCCTTCTCCAAAACATTGGATAAGTGATACTAGTAACTCATTGGTTATGTACAatgaactttgttatccatccAGTTATTTAtaaaacctgatgaaactactgtcattcactttatcttcacagaaGCAAAATTCCACGTTGTAAGGAAAATtgccattttcactgaactttaacttcacggtggtagcaagtgatagaacagatgtgtgaaggaatcataaatgataacaacaagttttttcacggtgatgataagttcacggtaaagaggtgaccgtgaaaacagtgaacataaagttacagtgaaagaaacaacaattacagtactgtattcAAGGGGGTTTACCATCACTGATCTCTATTTCCTTTCTGTGTTTCCTCCCCAGAGAAAGTTGTTAGCCCTGTACCTGCACCACGACCAGAGTGTACAGAGTAACATCTTCTGTTCCCAGGTGCTCTGTAGAGAGAGCATCGTGTCCTACATGTCACAACACTACCTGATCTTCGCCTGGGACATGACTTTTGATAGTAACAAAGCAAGGTAGGCACTCGCCTGTGTTACGCAAGCTCTCGCTGACTGTGGCTTGTTAGTAGGGCCTCTAGGCAACTCCCATCTAAATACATTCTCATTGTCCTGTCCTTACAAACAGGGTTACTTAGCAAGGGGATGCCTTTGTTTAGGTATTGCCcttgtgatactgtaaattgctTTATTTTCCCATAGATGATATTGGTAGGAGTGGAAAAGGggtgtttgctgtgttttaggTTTGCAGTCTAAAcaacaatactgtagcacagAAACACATCTTCATGCTGTCCTGCTTTTGCAGTGGACAGGCACCGCAATagaacacaaaataaaaccactgctatTTCAAGGTTTGCAGTAAAGCGTTAAAACACTAGCTGTAAGTAGTGTGACAAACTGAGAAGAAATGActgtcttttttgtcattgcCATGATAATGATGGGTTACCTCCCCCTCTTCCCATAATGATAATGGATTAAAACAGATCCTAACACGATTGTATAATACAAAAGTTAGGTTTCCCCACACCCATGCCCTATGTGTTGCGGCAGGTTTTTAGGCCACATCTCTCGCCAGTACGGCAGTTTGGCGGCACAGACGGTGCGGAACTACAAGGCCGACGAGTACCCGCTGCTGATGCTGGTCATGAGGAACAGAGGGGCCAGCGAGGTCCTCAAGGTCGTACATGGTGAGTCCTCCCATGGTCAAAGTCAATACATCCACAGTTTCACAACCAATAATGCATTACTGAGCATGGGTTTGGGGtcttttgttacatgtataactcCAGATGCTGTGTATGTGAAGTTCCTTTCATTCATGTCCACAGGTAACAACACAGTAGATGAGCTCATGAGCACATTGATCAACGCTGTCGACGTCTTCACAGAAAACCAGAGGGTGGAGATGCAGGAAGAAGTATGTTATAGACTACCTGTTCACATTTCCTCTTGAAATAgctgtactagtacatgatactgtaaatgcagaaatgtttgtggtggttttgtgttcacggttcttgcagtgaactctttgctgcaaacgtaaaaccaccacgaaaagtcGTTCTAtggtgtgactgtagtgctactattgttcaaacacaaactcaaaaccactccattttctccctaccgtgaaattgaaTCCcctcaaacatttctgcatttactgtatgtGCTGGCAGTTAGTTTttacatatcatatttttccattgtagtaagtgagtgagtaaggATTTGACTACATCCatagtttttatgtttttttacatATCTTGTATATGGCAGATAAACCAACAGATAAGCAACCAACACAGACTATGACTTAAGAACATGAGTTTAAATCCCAGTGACTCTTGTATCTGGGTAACTCAGTGACTTTTTCTATCAATATTAAACAGAAAGTTGATTGAGAACTGTACGACTGGTCATTTTCTAGATGTGTAAGTCCATGGTTAGATGTTTGTGGCCAGTCCATTGGTGTGAGATGTCTCATTCGTTCCCTCAGGCAGAGAGAGAAGAACGAGAAAGGATGAAGAGAGAACAGGACGAGGCGTATCAAGTTTCACTGGCAGCTGATAGAGCTAAGGTACAAGACTTGGTGTTAAATTTTGCGTATTGGTGTTTTTGTCTTACCTTTAGCTGTCTAGTAACTGTTTCAGGAGAAGAGATGTATACAAAACAGAGATAACGCATAGATAATGTAATGTCATCCTGGAAGTCAATTTTAAGAATTTATGGGCGACTTTTGCACGAGCACAATTTTTGTACAAAGGAACTAGACACATTTGCGTATATTGTGTGATAAGACTACATGTGATGTTTCACAGCAACAAGTGTATTTTTcttaaaaacatgcaaatatttgCAGCATTCTTCATAGAAAGTAGCAAGTATACACGCAATAATGAGAAGACAGTGCAGCGATATTGAgttgatttatttattattgTGATCTATTGTTAGCTCCAAAAGAAGCTATTCTTCCATCCTATCTGATTTTATCATCTTGCCCAAATAATGATATGTTGACTTGTTTTTACGAAACTTTCCTGGCAGGAATTTGTTCTTTGATGTTTACTTTTGCTCTCATCACTGTAAATGAATGATCCACAGTCAAATCATTACATTGCCCAAAGTAAAACATTACATGTTAAAAGTTATGTGTGTTaaaagaagagtgatggatgtcactcgaaacatccggaaataaatctctgaattcttatccagttgtagagtctgaattctctttatatattgtttacctggatgtctcaccttcacaaacgtaaaaGTTATGTTATTCATTAACAGTGATATCTCATTCCCCACCTGtaccaggaggaggagaaaaggAGGAAAGagcaggaggagaaggaggagcaGGAGAAGGCACAGAGAGAAGCTCGGGAGGCAAAGGAGGAGAGAGAAGTCAGTGTctaaccaccattaacatttatccgccACGTCACATGTATCCACCACCCTGCAAAAATTTGTCTAAAGAGGTTTTCATTGCACTTTCTCTCAgtttaatgcactcctgtatatctaaattgtTCATAGCTggggatacttggatactttattaacTCCATTTAGCTTTCATACAGTACAATTGAACAAGTACGAAGCTAGTGCTTCACTCGCGATATCTCAAATACACTTTATGTATCCCAgcagataaatgttaatgggggGTTACATATTCTCTGCAATTTTTAGAAGTACAGGATTTTGTTTTTTATATGAAACCTAGAAATACCTTAAGGGAGATAGTGAATAACtgaagtatcagaaaaagttgTATCTTTATCTGCAATTCTTATTGCTGTTTTGTACTCAAACATAACAGGTCAGTACATTTTCTTCAGATGCGATGGTTTACTTGCAGCCTGTGCCATCTTGTGAACCAATAGATTGCTCACAGTAATAATCTGTATTGAGTAGTTATTTCTGTTACATTTCACCTGATTTTATCCTTATGTTAGCTATGGTTTAGCTAAGTAATGGATGATGTACATCAGTTTGTAATAATGTACAtcagtttgtttttgttatcttGACAGTTAAGTTTGCTATAAGTTTAAGttgtgtgcctgcgaagctggtgtgttacgccgaagggcagttatactggctatatagatacagacactaTCTGATTAtttatgcatgtttttctgtgacACCTCCGCAGGCCTTGAGAGCATCGCTAGAAGACACCCTGCCGGACGAACCACCGGAGGACTGCACGGAACCGCTCATCAATCTCCGTGTGAGGCTTCCCGACGGTGAGATGTTACAGAGAAGGTTTCTGGCGGCGACCACGCTGGAAATCGTGCTGAACTACGTCCACTCCAAGGGGTTTCCTTCAAAGGAATACAAGCTGCTGTCCTCATGGCCAAAACGAGATGTAAGTCAGTGTTTTAATGGTTTGTtgttcgctcgttctcatttaaatgtgcacattttgcaacttccgttaccgtttgaagtaagaagTACCCGGTAAGATATGCCAcgtataaggtgccaaactgtcgtttttaaaagccagaaaagttttaagtcatcataaaaatgacattttggcaccttatatgtggccattcttaatgtcaggaacatcttacttcaaacggaatcggaagttacaaaatgtgtacatttaaatgagaacaagcATGTAGTGTGATCCCTTTTTGGACACGCTGGACAAAAAGTTGGAAAAGAGACGTTTCAGGGAAAGAGGCAAGTTTTGTTAGGAAGGTATCCTCACTTTACGTAGCAAGTTGTTGAAGGTAATCAAATAAACTAaagtcaatgcctttatttttttttgaagTGCTTGTACGACTACATGGCCGCTTAGAGAGGGACGGTTGGAGCACATTGCCCCACCATGTAAATCGTAACTGTCTCTCACTGGATGTTAGATAGAAGTAATCTttaattgtgtatttcttttccttttttacctttctttgtgttggatcaaagctcaaatTACACAATTAtgtattctaccaacacagatgagctttcattcaaACATGGGAATAATCTtattttggtgatattttgtaGAGAAATGTTAGCCAAGTACCAAACAGAATATCTACCTTTATTGATGATGATACTCCTCCTAGAGAAATGTTAGCCAAAGTACCAAACAGAATATCTACCTTTATTGATGATGATACTCCTCCTAGAGAAATGTTAGCCAAAGTACCAAACAGAATATCTACCTTTATTGATGATGATACTCCTCCTAGAGAAATGTTAGCCAAAGTACCAAACAGAATATCTACCTTTATTGATGATGATACTCCTCCTAGAGAAATGTTAGCCAAAGTACCAAACAGAATATCTACCTTTATTGACGATAATACTCCTCCCCCCCTCCAGCTGACCTCATTGAACACCACACAGACACTCCAACAGCTTGGCATGAACCCCCAAGAGACCCTCTTTCTCCAGGAAAAGTGAAGACAAAAACCCCAAGAGACCCTCATTGCCCAGGGAAAGTGAAGACATCACCACACTGCGAGAAAAGCACAGTCCCTGTCTGTGCAATCAAGGTACacagtcaacaacaacaacaaaacaaaaacacaagagaCAAACTGCCAGCAACGAACTGCTTCCATTGCCTCCTTCCACAGATCTTAAAACACTGCTTTTGTAGAGTCCATCTACCAGAAAGATTCCCCTATGGGGAAACTAAGGTAAACATGAACTTTTGTTTAGTACATACAACTGTATTATATGTGCCATCACGTTTTGAATACCTGTTTTAAGTTGTctagaaaaacaacacaatctCGTAGCACAAGTGCAATAGATTCATCTATTGAAAAATCCTTAGCGTGTGTAGTTTTACATACAAGGCAAACAATGGTTTACACGTTGTACAAAAGCGATCTATGTCAAGTTTGGATGTGTTGAAGAAAGTACAGGTAAATTTTGTGGTGTTTCTACTCAAAACCTTGTCAGTTATTTTGACCGTACTCACTTGGTGCAAGTTTGAAATTGGCATTCTGTGTACAGTTCTGGCTTTTTCCACTCAAATCTTGTTTTTAATGTGGGAAGATTCCTGTAGCTTGTAGTCTGTTAGCCAGAGCTAGAATATGAAATTTTGACTCGTTCTCCAATTAGTTTGCCACACATATGATGCAGTTCGTCACTGAAAACTGTTTCTTCTGATGGACAACTAAGTTGTTTATACAGTTTCTATGTTGTACACAGTTTGCATGGTTACTGTACTTTCAGTGTGTCAgttaaaaattcaaatatttgtggCCTTTTTTGCTGAATTATGTTTATCTACATTTTGTGTATGTCTAAAAATGTTACCACTGATAGCTTCCCCACCCCCACGACCGAGTCTTGTGATCCAATTATCACATTCTCCTTGCAGAAAAGGACCGATTCATTTATGTTTTTAAGGgtgatagatatgtttctaaGACTGCTAATTGTAAGAATGACCAGGaaatatatcattacatttatTGAATTTTTTGTCAGAAGATGACATGAACTATTGTTGGTGCCCACTGTTTTTCTGTGTCTTGGTTTTACTTGGATATCTGATTACAAACTTAAAATGTTAAAGACCTCTTTTACCATGTTAAGTAGAAGTTGAAAGTTTCTTGTTGGCTCAAAT
Proteins encoded in this window:
- the LOC136445263 gene encoding FAS-associated factor 1-like isoform X1, with product MAADREMILADFQACTGIENIDEAITLLEQNDWNLVAAINGVLPEEPMQQAPSVPEVPPPLVESPDLSVVGQQLQAMAGTSTLGSPWEPVMAGPMMRPTPRMLEFKVEYRERTVDVMLDDTSTVGNIKEVLQAELGIPTDQQHLRGFSQEEPDDAVLSSLNLPRENRLFLLTPDLPVASGSGSQEVDGESDVLAKLGMDFKLTVRDRDRDISYPLSFPGSRTIREVKCDVYSLTDIPVRNQIWKGWPQDAKDDDMTLAGCGIPHPSHDLEVWRQHIPVRFSTGVEEERRQRHASGSSTEDFEDASDSFTVDDNDLSFTDVVTRKPQPLIPDNCDDEYNASVHFTAEFTERYGECHPMFYIGSLEDAMKEAFQKPARDRKLLALYLHHDQSVQSNIFCSQVLCRESIVSYMSQHYLIFAWDMTFDSNKARFLGHISRQYGSLAAQTVRNYKADEYPLLMLVMRNRGASEVLKVVHGNNTVDELMSTLINAVDVFTENQRVEMQEEAEREERERMKREQDEAYQVSLAADRAKEEEKRRKEQEEKEEQEKAQREAREAKEEREALRASLEDTLPDEPPEDCTEPLINLRVRLPDGEMLQRRFLAATTLEIVLNYVHSKGFPSKEYKLLSSWPKRDLTSLNTTQTLQQLGMNPQETLFLQEK
- the LOC136445263 gene encoding FAS-associated factor 1-like isoform X2 codes for the protein MAADREMILADFQACTGIENIDEAITLLEQNDWNLVAAINGVLPEEPMQQAPSVPEVPPPLVESPDLSVVGQQLQAMAGTSTLGSPWEPVMAGPMMRPTPRMLEFKVEYRERTVDVMLDDTSTVGNIKEVLQAELGIPTDQQHLRGFSQEEPDDAVLSSLNLPRENRLFLLTPDLPVASGSGSQEVDGESITLERMLLEFKLNVVDVDKGIEYNLHFPGSRTIHQVKCDVYSLTDIPVRNQIWKGWPQDAKDDDMTLAGCGIPHPSHDLEVWRQHIPVRFSTGVEEERRQRHASGSSTEDFEDASDSFTVDDNDLSFTDVVTRKPQPLIPDNCDDEYNASVHFTAEFTERYGECHPMFYIGSLEDAMKEAFQKPARDRKLLALYLHHDQSVQSNIFCSQVLCRESIVSYMSQHYLIFAWDMTFDSNKARFLGHISRQYGSLAAQTVRNYKADEYPLLMLVMRNRGASEVLKVVHGNNTVDELMSTLINAVDVFTENQRVEMQEEAEREERERMKREQDEAYQVSLAADRAKEEEKRRKEQEEKEEQEKAQREAREAKEEREALRASLEDTLPDEPPEDCTEPLINLRVRLPDGEMLQRRFLAATTLEIVLNYVHSKGFPSKEYKLLSSWPKRDLTSLNTTQTLQQLGMNPQETLFLQEK